One segment of Herbaspirillum hiltneri N3 DNA contains the following:
- a CDS encoding glucose 1-dehydrogenase, which yields MDKQLNGKIALVTGGTTGIGLATAQELAAQGARVFITGRRQAELDAAVATIGTVATGIRADASVLADLDAVYAQIAKSAGKLDILFANAGGGDMMPLGAITEEHFDRIFGTNVRGVLFTVQKALPLLSNGASVILTASTVSIQGTANFSVYSASKAAVRNFARSWALDLKDRAIRVNVVSPGPIRTPGLGGLVPDEARQGLFDYLSSQIPLGRLGEPQEVGKAVAFLASDAASFVNGIELFVDGGMAQV from the coding sequence ATGGACAAGCAACTCAACGGAAAAATCGCTCTGGTTACCGGCGGCACCACCGGCATCGGTCTGGCGACCGCACAGGAACTGGCCGCCCAGGGCGCCCGCGTCTTCATCACCGGTCGCCGCCAGGCCGAGCTCGACGCCGCCGTGGCGACCATCGGCACAGTTGCCACTGGTATTCGTGCCGATGCATCGGTACTGGCTGACCTGGATGCGGTCTACGCTCAGATCGCCAAAAGCGCCGGCAAGCTGGATATCCTGTTCGCCAATGCAGGCGGCGGTGACATGATGCCGCTGGGCGCGATCACCGAAGAACATTTCGACCGCATCTTCGGCACCAATGTGCGCGGGGTGCTGTTCACCGTGCAGAAGGCGCTGCCTTTACTGAGCAACGGCGCATCGGTGATCCTGACTGCATCGACAGTGTCGATCCAGGGTACCGCCAACTTCAGCGTGTACAGCGCCAGCAAGGCGGCGGTGCGCAACTTCGCCCGCTCATGGGCTCTGGATCTGAAGGACCGCGCCATCCGCGTCAACGTGGTCAGCCCCGGCCCGATCCGCACCCCCGGCCTGGGCGGCCTGGTTCCTGATGAAGCGCGTCAGGGTCTGTTCGATTACCTGTCGTCGCAAATCCCGCTGGGACGTTTGGGCGAACCGCAGGAAGTCGGCAAGGCCGTGGCCTTCCTGGCGTCGGATGCGGCCAGCTTCGTCAACGGCATCGAACTGTTCGTCGATGGCGGCATGGCGCAGGTGTGA
- a CDS encoding LysR family transcriptional regulator, translating into MDQLSAMRCFARVVEAGNFTRAADSLEMPNATLSKQVQELEAHLGVRLLQRTTRRVTVTPEGRDYYEKSIRILRDLEDIDTSFSAARSKPRGHLRIDIGSSTASDVLIPALPDFIARYPDIRIDLGVSDRSVDLISDNVDCVIRGGPLDNSSLVARHIGSAALITCATPGYLKLFGVPAYPDELKNGHRLVSYVSSQNGRALPFRFEYKGEKTEIKSEHRVGVNESNAHLAAGLAGLGIVQTFSYAAGAALREGALVEILKKWRPAAYPFHVVYPQNRHVTHRLRVFIDWLVECFPEKIGVK; encoded by the coding sequence ATGGATCAGTTGTCGGCGATGCGGTGTTTCGCCCGGGTGGTGGAGGCGGGCAATTTCACGCGCGCGGCGGATTCCCTGGAGATGCCCAACGCCACACTCAGCAAGCAGGTGCAGGAACTGGAGGCGCATCTTGGCGTGCGCCTGCTGCAGCGGACTACGCGGCGGGTGACGGTGACGCCGGAGGGACGCGATTACTATGAAAAGAGCATCCGCATCCTGCGCGACCTGGAAGACATCGATACTTCCTTCAGCGCCGCCCGCAGCAAGCCGCGCGGCCATTTGCGCATCGACATCGGCAGCTCGACGGCGAGCGACGTGCTGATTCCGGCGCTGCCCGATTTCATCGCGCGCTATCCGGACATCCGCATCGACCTCGGCGTATCGGACCGCTCGGTGGATCTGATCAGCGACAACGTCGATTGCGTCATCCGCGGCGGTCCGCTGGACAATTCCTCGCTGGTGGCGCGCCATATCGGCAGCGCCGCGCTGATCACCTGCGCGACGCCCGGCTATCTCAAACTATTCGGGGTGCCTGCCTATCCGGACGAACTGAAGAACGGCCATCGCCTGGTCAGTTACGTATCGTCGCAGAACGGGCGAGCGTTGCCGTTTCGTTTCGAGTACAAGGGCGAAAAGACCGAGATCAAGAGCGAGCACCGGGTCGGCGTCAACGAGAGCAATGCGCATCTGGCGGCGGGACTGGCGGGATTGGGGATAGTCCAGACCTTCAGCTACGCCGCCGGTGCGGCGCTCAGGGAGGGGGCGCTGGTGGAGATACTGAAAAAGTGGCGTCCGGCGGCATATCCCTTCCACGTCGTGTATCCGCAGAACCGGCACGTGACGCACCGCTTGCGGGTGTTCATCGACTGGCTGGTGGAATGCTTTCCGGAGAAGATCGGCGTCAAGTGA
- a CDS encoding MFS transporter produces MNTSSLPASAPAPAASNAPLYWMALGTFAVGAEGFMIAGILPTVAKDLGVSVAVAGQLVVAFTAAYAISSPILTALTGALSRRGLLIGAMTAFTLANLLAWQASGYWSLMTARILLAFAAGLYVPNALALAGALVAPEKRGGALALVSGGITVAVALAAPLGTVIADRLSWRMTFAGVALLAAIATLGLMLGLPRGIGNNLPVARLRERVLAARDPAVLRALLTTLLWATGAYTMYTYFALYLNQVTGIHGTHVGYVLFAWGISAAIGVMAGGKIADRVGFRRVTGPALMFLIAAFLTLTAIAYLLPANLAVLPVFLSVIVWGISGWAFYPAQQTNLISIAGIKLAPIAMSLNASFMYLGFSIGASAGALTVADGSARNLGLVAAAFVFAAWLLKRSATRRAAASVA; encoded by the coding sequence ATGAACACATCTTCTCTTCCCGCCTCTGCTCCCGCGCCCGCGGCGAGCAATGCGCCCTTGTACTGGATGGCGCTGGGCACCTTCGCCGTCGGCGCCGAGGGTTTCATGATCGCCGGCATTTTGCCGACGGTCGCCAAGGACCTCGGCGTCAGCGTCGCGGTTGCCGGCCAGCTGGTGGTGGCATTCACCGCCGCTTACGCCATCAGCTCGCCGATCCTGACTGCACTGACCGGCGCACTGAGCCGTCGCGGTTTGCTGATCGGCGCGATGACCGCCTTCACGCTGGCCAATCTGCTGGCCTGGCAAGCAAGCGGTTACTGGTCGCTGATGACGGCGCGCATCCTGTTGGCCTTCGCCGCCGGTTTGTACGTGCCCAATGCGCTGGCCCTGGCCGGTGCGCTGGTGGCTCCGGAAAAGCGCGGCGGCGCGCTGGCGCTGGTGAGCGGCGGGATTACCGTGGCCGTGGCGCTGGCCGCACCGCTGGGAACGGTGATCGCCGACAGGCTCAGCTGGCGCATGACCTTTGCCGGGGTGGCGCTGCTGGCGGCGATTGCAACGCTGGGACTGATGCTGGGACTGCCGCGCGGCATCGGCAACAACCTGCCGGTCGCGCGCCTGCGTGAACGTGTGCTGGCCGCCCGCGACCCGGCAGTGCTGCGCGCTCTGCTGACTACGCTGCTGTGGGCCACCGGCGCGTACACCATGTACACCTATTTCGCGCTGTACCTGAACCAGGTCACCGGCATCCACGGCACCCACGTCGGCTACGTGCTGTTCGCCTGGGGCATCTCGGCTGCGATCGGCGTCATGGCCGGCGGCAAGATCGCCGACCGCGTGGGCTTTCGCCGCGTGACCGGTCCGGCGCTGATGTTCCTGATCGCCGCCTTCCTGACGCTGACCGCGATCGCGTATCTGCTGCCGGCCAATCTGGCGGTGCTGCCGGTGTTCCTGAGCGTGATCGTGTGGGGCATTTCGGGCTGGGCCTTTTATCCGGCGCAGCAGACCAACCTGATCAGCATCGCCGGCATCAAGCTGGCCCCGATCGCGATGTCGCTCAACGCCTCGTTCATGTACCTGGGCTTCTCGATCGGCGCCAGCGCCGGTGCATTGACGGTGGCTGACGGGTCGGCCCGAAACCTCGGCCTGGTGGCGGCGGCCTTCGTGTTCGCGGCATGGCTGCTCAAGCGCAGCGCGACGCGCCGGGCAGCGGCATCGGTCGCCTGA